The following coding sequences lie in one Anaerolineae bacterium genomic window:
- a CDS encoding TraR/DksA C4-type zinc finger protein: MELTEIKQRLQTDLQKTKEELERLTELLEEKQVSGLDAGSAGFYTWEMNLARKEQAVNQLEILRNALNRIEAGTYEVCAQCGRCINPERLEILPTTTLCLNCATKQQAEDLPDF; the protein is encoded by the coding sequence TTGGAACTAACTGAAATAAAACAGCGGTTACAAACCGATTTACAGAAAACAAAAGAAGAATTAGAACGCCTGACCGAGTTGCTTGAAGAGAAACAGGTCTCTGGTCTGGATGCAGGCAGCGCAGGATTTTATACCTGGGAGATGAACCTGGCTCGGAAGGAACAGGCCGTCAATCAGCTTGAGATTTTGCGTAATGCCCTGAATCGGATAGAGGCAGGTACCTATGAAGTTTGTGCCCAATGTGGGCGATGTATAAACCCTGAGCGTTTAGAAATTTTACCTACAACTACCCTTTGTTTGAATTGCGCTACAAAACAACAGGCAGAAGACCTGCCAGACTTCTGA
- a CDS encoding twin-arginine translocation signal domain-containing protein, which produces MKKQRISEKQMAQKHPYIPEAFDKFRQGRISRRDFLRMSTLLGLSAATASLAACGAQTTSAPEQAPAEVEQPAAGGIKRGGTFTKAMELQLIDHPARFSWVQQSNVISQVGEYLTQTGPDNITRPYLLESWEASDDVKTWTLNLRQGI; this is translated from the coding sequence ATGAAAAAGCAACGAATTTCAGAGAAGCAAATGGCCCAGAAGCACCCTTACATCCCTGAGGCCTTCGACAAATTTCGGCAAGGTCGCATTTCTCGCCGTGACTTCTTGCGGATGTCCACCCTGCTCGGTCTCTCTGCCGCTACGGCCTCACTGGCGGCTTGTGGCGCTCAAACAACGTCGGCGCCAGAACAAGCCCCCGCCGAGGTCGAACAACCCGCCGCCGGTGGCATCAAGCGGGGCGGAACCTTTACCAAGGCCATGGAGTTACAACTCATTGACCATCCGGCCCGTTTTTCCTGGGTTCAGCAATCCAACGTTATCAGCCAGGTGGGTGAATACCTGACTCAAACCGGCCCGGACAACATCACCCGGCCTTATCTACTGGAGAGTTGGGAAGCCAGCGATGATGTAAAAACCTGGACCCTGAACCTGCGCCAGGGCATCAA